The following proteins come from a genomic window of Blastococcus sp. HT6-30:
- a CDS encoding AMP-binding protein has product MLGHLPWYAAQTDLARPCVRDDRVELSYAQFDVRIAAFAEQLAETGFGRGDVLAVMLPNRVELLVALYAAWRLGGVATPVNPVFTSTEAGHQIEDSGAAVVVNSGPEAPTAGRPAIHVQDMRAVPTGAPVPPAELLPDALALLIYTSGSTGRPKGVMLDHANVDAMSATMAEHFLLDERDHCLLVLPLFHANAIMVSALAIFRSGGQLSIVGSFSASRFFDQVERLRPTYFSAVPTIYALLASLPEDVQPDTSSLRFVVCGAAPVSAELLHRSEQRFGFTMVEGYGLTEGTCASACNPVEGVRKLGTVGPALPGQRIEIRGEGGAALPAGEVGEVVIAGPTVMRGYLGKPEATAETLVDGWLRTGDVGRLDQDGYLTIVDRVKDMIIRGGENIYPKEIEAALTAVPGVLEAAVVGRPDAVLGESPVAYVSLYPDARVGEQDLLEHCRHHLTRVKVPERIEIVDALPKNPVGKTDKPALRRSLQSQPA; this is encoded by the coding sequence GTGTTGGGTCATCTGCCCTGGTACGCGGCCCAGACCGACCTCGCCCGGCCGTGCGTGCGGGACGACCGGGTCGAGCTGAGCTACGCCCAGTTCGACGTCCGCATCGCAGCCTTCGCCGAGCAGCTCGCCGAGACGGGTTTCGGCCGCGGGGACGTCCTGGCGGTCATGCTGCCCAATCGCGTCGAGCTCCTCGTCGCGCTGTACGCGGCCTGGCGGCTCGGCGGCGTCGCCACTCCCGTCAACCCGGTCTTCACGTCCACCGAGGCCGGGCACCAGATCGAAGACTCCGGTGCTGCGGTGGTGGTGAACAGCGGCCCCGAGGCGCCCACTGCGGGGCGCCCGGCGATCCACGTGCAGGACATGCGCGCCGTTCCGACCGGTGCGCCGGTGCCGCCGGCCGAGCTGCTGCCCGACGCCCTCGCGCTGCTGATCTACACGAGCGGGTCGACCGGCCGCCCCAAGGGCGTGATGCTCGACCACGCCAACGTCGACGCGATGTCGGCGACCATGGCTGAGCACTTCTTGCTGGACGAGCGGGACCACTGCCTCCTGGTCCTGCCGCTGTTCCACGCCAACGCGATCATGGTGAGCGCGCTGGCGATCTTCCGGTCGGGCGGGCAGCTCAGCATCGTCGGCAGCTTCTCCGCGAGCCGGTTCTTCGACCAGGTGGAGCGGCTGCGGCCGACCTACTTCTCGGCGGTCCCGACCATCTACGCGCTGCTCGCCTCCCTCCCCGAGGACGTCCAGCCGGACACGAGCTCCCTGCGCTTCGTCGTCTGCGGCGCCGCCCCGGTCTCCGCCGAGCTCCTCCACCGCAGCGAGCAGCGGTTCGGCTTCACGATGGTGGAGGGCTACGGGCTGACGGAGGGGACCTGCGCCTCGGCCTGCAACCCGGTCGAGGGCGTGCGCAAGCTGGGCACGGTCGGACCGGCCCTGCCCGGCCAGCGCATCGAGATCCGCGGCGAGGGCGGAGCGGCCCTGCCCGCCGGCGAGGTGGGCGAGGTGGTCATCGCCGGTCCCACGGTCATGCGCGGCTACCTCGGCAAGCCCGAGGCCACCGCGGAGACCCTGGTCGACGGGTGGCTGCGCACCGGCGACGTCGGCCGCCTCGACCAGGACGGCTACCTGACGATCGTCGACCGCGTGAAGGACATGATCATCCGGGGCGGGGAGAACATCTACCCCAAGGAGATCGAGGCGGCCCTCACCGCCGTCCCCGGAGTTCTCGAGGCCGCCGTCGTCGGGCGACCGGACGCCGTCCTCGGGGAGTCGCCCGTGGCCTACGTCAGCCTCTACCCCGACGCCCGGGTCGGCGAGCAGGACCTCCTCGAGCACTGCCGCCACCACCTCACCCGGGTGAAAGTCCCCGAGCGCATCGAGATCGTGGACGCCCTGCCCAAGAACCCGGTCGGCAAGACGGACAAACCCGCCCTCCGCCGGTCGCTGCAATCGCAGCCGGCCTGA
- a CDS encoding DUF3556 domain-containing protein codes for MGFKTADMPPVDPAQFESMPFMERMRMLATHWCEYGFGGPKTNHMLYVYKLAFYVIGGFAVVGLTTPGLGFADLGAWWGEPIVYQKLIVWTVLFEITGWASSSGPLAFKFKPFIGGFLYWSKRGTLRLPPWPGKVPGTAGDQRTAFDVGLYFLILATLVFLLIGPGVRTDALPGSEAGLLPQWGLLTFVGLIILMGLRDRVVFLAARSEQYVAVLFFFGVLGSHVDMIIAAKIAMVTIWLGAGVSKFGHHFTNVVPPMVSNTPWITSLPFKRALYRDFPNDLRPSKVSWSFAHIGGTVVELVLPLVLLFSPNPTITWLAIAGMIVFHIFITSTFPLAVPLEWNVFFMFATAWLFGGFPAWDGYAVTDISSPWLLLPILAAFVTFPILGNLRPDLVSFLPSMRQYAGNWASATWAFRGDEAEDKLNKHLVKFNPNQVDQLSGAFGKEIAEIFMQKAVAWRTMHSQGRGLLSLMMRHLDRLENYRIREGEFVCTTLVGWQFGDAHLHNEQTITAVQKRCAFEPGECIVVWVESQPIHRSTQQYKVIDAALGVVERGYWKVSDAVNEQPWLPNGPIPHTVTWRSPGYTPAGEHPHPAVRASVSA; via the coding sequence GTGGGATTCAAGACAGCAGACATGCCGCCGGTGGACCCGGCCCAGTTCGAGTCGATGCCGTTCATGGAACGGATGCGCATGCTCGCCACCCACTGGTGCGAGTACGGCTTCGGCGGCCCGAAGACCAACCACATGCTCTACGTCTACAAGCTCGCCTTCTACGTGATCGGCGGGTTCGCGGTCGTCGGACTGACGACGCCGGGCCTGGGCTTCGCAGACCTCGGGGCGTGGTGGGGCGAGCCGATCGTCTACCAGAAGCTGATCGTGTGGACGGTCCTGTTCGAGATCACTGGCTGGGCGTCGTCCTCCGGCCCGCTGGCGTTCAAGTTCAAGCCGTTCATCGGCGGCTTCCTCTACTGGTCGAAGCGGGGCACCCTCCGGCTCCCACCGTGGCCCGGCAAGGTCCCGGGCACCGCGGGTGACCAGCGCACGGCCTTCGACGTGGGCCTGTACTTCCTCATCCTGGCCACGCTGGTGTTCCTGCTGATCGGCCCCGGGGTGCGCACCGACGCCCTGCCCGGCAGCGAGGCCGGCCTGCTGCCGCAGTGGGGGCTGCTGACCTTCGTGGGCCTGATCATCCTGATGGGCCTGCGCGACCGGGTCGTCTTCCTGGCGGCCCGTTCCGAACAGTACGTCGCGGTGCTGTTCTTCTTCGGCGTCCTCGGCAGCCACGTCGACATGATCATCGCGGCCAAGATCGCCATGGTCACCATCTGGTTGGGGGCCGGTGTCTCCAAGTTCGGCCACCACTTCACCAACGTCGTTCCGCCGATGGTGAGCAACACCCCGTGGATCACCTCGCTGCCCTTCAAGCGGGCGCTGTACCGCGACTTCCCGAACGACCTGCGGCCGTCGAAGGTGTCCTGGTCGTTCGCGCACATCGGCGGCACCGTGGTCGAGCTGGTCCTGCCGCTGGTGCTGCTGTTCTCGCCCAACCCGACCATCACCTGGCTGGCCATCGCCGGCATGATCGTCTTCCACATCTTCATCACCTCGACCTTCCCCCTGGCGGTGCCGCTGGAGTGGAACGTCTTCTTCATGTTCGCCACCGCGTGGCTGTTCGGCGGCTTCCCGGCCTGGGACGGCTACGCGGTCACCGACATCAGCTCGCCGTGGCTGCTCCTCCCGATCCTGGCGGCGTTCGTCACCTTCCCGATCCTGGGCAACCTGCGGCCGGACCTGGTGTCGTTCCTGCCGTCCATGCGGCAGTACGCCGGCAACTGGGCCTCGGCGACGTGGGCCTTCCGGGGCGACGAGGCCGAGGACAAGCTGAACAAGCACCTGGTCAAGTTCAACCCCAACCAGGTCGACCAGCTCTCCGGCGCGTTCGGCAAGGAGATCGCGGAGATTTTCATGCAGAAGGCGGTGGCCTGGCGGACGATGCACAGCCAGGGTCGGGGCCTGCTGTCGCTGATGATGCGGCACCTCGACCGGCTGGAGAACTACCGCATCCGCGAGGGGGAGTTCGTCTGCACCACGCTGGTCGGCTGGCAGTTCGGCGACGCCCACCTGCACAACGAGCAGACCATCACGGCCGTGCAGAAGCGCTGCGCCTTCGAGCCGGGGGAGTGCATCGTCGTCTGGGTCGAGTCGCAGCCGATCCACCGCTCGACCCAGCAGTACAAGGTCATCGACGCGGCGCTGGGCGTGGTGGAGCGGGGCTACTGGAAGGTGAGCGACGCGGTGAACGAGCAGCCCTGGCTGCCCAACGGGCCCATCCCGCACACCGTCACGTGGCGCAGCCCCGGCTACACGCCGGCCGGGGAGCACCCCCATCCGGCAGTCCGTGCCAGTGTGAGTGCATGA
- a CDS encoding NAD(P)/FAD-dependent oxidoreductase, with protein MTDAVVVGSGPNGLAAALTLAASGVQVTVLEAADAVGGGARSGAFTLPGLTHDGCSGFHPLAVDTPLSREFDLSAHGLTWRWAEIEYAHPLDGGRGAAAWRSVERTAEGLGADGRSWRRLFGPLTEDFGDIAEDFLRPMLHVPRHPVKLGRFGAYSMLPAAALARRWSTPEARALFGGVATHAFRPLSSPASSAIGVALGTAAHRYGWPVAERGSQSITDAVMARLTEHGVTVRTGVTVGSLDELGSPDIVMLDVAPGAAVRIVGDRMPRRIARALTRYRHGPGSFKVEFAVQGGVPWVHEESRRAGTVHVGGTFEEIAAAEKEIQRGRMPERPFVLVGQQFLADPTRSSGDVHPLYTYAHVPAGWTGDATTAIESQIERFAPGFRDRILARHVWSTTAMEEHNANYVGGDVVTGANDPLQLVFRPRIALDPYRLGVDGVYLCSAATPPGAGAHGMCGYNAARSALAGLAR; from the coding sequence ATGACGGACGCAGTCGTGGTCGGCAGCGGGCCCAACGGGCTCGCTGCCGCCCTCACGCTGGCGGCCTCCGGCGTGCAGGTCACGGTGCTGGAAGCCGCCGACGCAGTCGGCGGCGGCGCCCGGAGCGGGGCGTTCACCCTGCCCGGGCTCACCCACGACGGGTGCTCGGGGTTCCACCCCTTGGCCGTCGACACCCCGTTATCCCGGGAGTTCGACCTCTCGGCGCACGGGCTGACCTGGCGATGGGCCGAGATCGAGTACGCCCATCCGCTGGACGGCGGCCGGGGAGCGGCGGCGTGGCGCTCCGTCGAGCGCACCGCCGAGGGTCTGGGCGCCGACGGCCGCAGCTGGCGTCGTCTCTTCGGGCCGCTCACCGAGGACTTCGGCGACATCGCCGAGGACTTCCTGCGCCCGATGCTGCACGTGCCGCGGCACCCGGTGAAGCTGGGCCGCTTTGGGGCCTACTCGATGCTCCCGGCGGCGGCCCTGGCGCGCCGGTGGTCGACCCCGGAGGCCCGGGCCCTGTTCGGCGGCGTCGCGACGCACGCCTTCCGGCCGCTGAGCTCGCCGGCGTCGTCGGCGATCGGTGTCGCCCTCGGGACCGCGGCGCACCGGTACGGCTGGCCGGTCGCCGAGCGCGGGTCGCAGTCGATCACCGACGCGGTCATGGCCCGCCTGACCGAGCACGGCGTCACGGTCCGGACGGGCGTCACCGTCGGATCGCTGGACGAGCTCGGCTCGCCGGACATCGTGATGCTGGACGTGGCGCCGGGGGCAGCCGTCCGCATCGTGGGCGATCGGATGCCCCGGCGGATCGCCCGCGCGCTGACGCGGTACCGCCACGGACCGGGATCGTTCAAGGTCGAGTTCGCCGTGCAGGGCGGGGTCCCCTGGGTGCACGAGGAGTCCAGGCGGGCCGGCACCGTCCACGTCGGCGGCACGTTCGAGGAGATCGCCGCCGCCGAGAAGGAGATCCAGCGGGGCCGCATGCCCGAGCGGCCGTTCGTGCTCGTGGGGCAGCAGTTCCTGGCCGACCCGACCAGGTCCTCCGGCGACGTGCACCCCCTCTACACCTACGCGCATGTGCCGGCGGGCTGGACCGGGGATGCGACCACCGCCATCGAGTCGCAGATCGAGCGGTTCGCGCCGGGCTTCCGTGACCGGATCCTCGCCCGGCATGTGTGGTCGACGACCGCCATGGAGGAGCACAACGCCAACTACGTGGGCGGGGACGTCGTGACCGGCGCCAACGACCCGCTGCAGCTGGTCTTCCGGCCCCGCATCGCCCTGGACCCCTACCGGCTGGGCGTCGACGGGGTCTACCTGTGCTCGGCGGCGACCCCGCCCGGTGCCGGCGCGCACGGGATGTGCGGCTACAACGCCGCACGTTCGGCGCTGGCAGGACTGGCCCGGTGA
- a CDS encoding helix-turn-helix domain-containing protein, translating into MTAVQTERWGAAGTGGNAERPAPPRLKELVAQAAMRLDRRQPKIAHDMSDLIAREIRSLDVDQAFLDLLRASVDANTKTITHILINDIPIERLQPTTAAVEYALRLAQRDIPANSLVRAYNVGKDDFIEQIFPDVQALECSAEEKFAVLQHMSSVVGRYIDWISQYVFEVYEEERNRWVGTQGNVRATLVHDVLSRRNVPVREFEQETGYRLDGHHIGLIIWSVDPAPAPDELRMLTQVVWKVAAVAGCTASPLITAVDRMTAWAWLPFAAKPPPVDMEQIRHVVGQARTSRLCLGLADAGVPGFRRTHEQARAARRVAISPADGTAAISFGDEGVAIASLLANDLESTSAWVVEVLGGLAVDAENMDLLRETLRVFLSTGESYTDTAALMNLHRNTVRYRVSKALEQVSTAIRTNRVDLAVALNVCRFLGANVLTPAGRK; encoded by the coding sequence GTGACCGCCGTGCAGACGGAGCGGTGGGGCGCGGCGGGCACCGGCGGAAACGCTGAACGCCCGGCGCCGCCCCGGCTGAAGGAGCTCGTGGCGCAGGCCGCGATGCGGCTGGACCGCCGGCAGCCGAAGATCGCGCACGACATGAGCGATCTGATCGCCCGCGAGATCAGGTCGCTCGACGTCGATCAGGCCTTCCTGGACCTGCTCCGCGCGAGCGTCGACGCCAATACCAAGACGATCACGCACATCCTGATCAACGACATCCCGATCGAGCGGCTGCAGCCCACCACGGCGGCCGTCGAGTACGCGCTGCGGCTGGCGCAGCGGGACATCCCGGCCAACTCGCTCGTCCGCGCCTACAACGTCGGCAAGGACGACTTCATCGAGCAGATCTTCCCGGACGTGCAGGCCCTCGAGTGCTCGGCCGAGGAGAAGTTCGCCGTCCTGCAGCACATGTCGTCGGTGGTCGGGCGCTACATCGACTGGATCTCGCAGTACGTCTTCGAGGTGTACGAGGAGGAGCGCAACCGCTGGGTCGGCACGCAGGGCAACGTCCGGGCGACGCTGGTCCACGACGTGCTCAGCAGGCGCAACGTGCCCGTCCGGGAGTTCGAGCAGGAGACCGGGTACCGGCTCGACGGCCACCACATCGGCCTGATCATCTGGTCGGTCGACCCGGCTCCGGCCCCGGACGAGCTGCGCATGCTCACCCAGGTCGTGTGGAAGGTGGCCGCCGTCGCCGGCTGCACCGCTTCTCCGTTGATCACGGCGGTGGACCGGATGACCGCGTGGGCCTGGCTCCCGTTCGCGGCGAAGCCGCCGCCGGTCGACATGGAGCAGATCCGGCACGTGGTCGGCCAGGCGAGGACCTCGCGGCTGTGCCTCGGACTCGCCGACGCGGGGGTGCCGGGGTTCCGTCGGACGCACGAGCAGGCCCGGGCGGCTCGCCGGGTGGCGATCTCCCCGGCCGATGGCACGGCGGCCATCAGCTTCGGGGACGAGGGGGTGGCGATCGCCTCCCTGCTCGCCAACGACCTGGAGTCCACCAGCGCGTGGGTCGTCGAGGTTCTCGGAGGGCTGGCGGTCGACGCCGAGAACATGGACCTGCTGCGCGAGACGCTCCGCGTCTTCCTCTCGACCGGCGAGAGCTACACCGACACCGCCGCACTGATGAACCTGCACCGGAACACGGTCCGCTATCGCGTCTCGAAGGCGCTCGAGCAGGTGAGCACCGCGATCCGCACCAACCGTGTCGACCTCGCCGTGGCGCTCAACGTCTGCCGCTTCCTCGGTGCGAACGTGCTCACCCCGGCGGGCCGGAAGTGA